Below is a window of Ctenopharyngodon idella isolate HZGC_01 chromosome 7, HZGC01, whole genome shotgun sequence DNA.
tagagcaccctagcaacagttccattgacttccactgaaaataaacaaaggGATATCTTTGGATAGTGTCATAGAAACATAAGGGTGGGCTCGTTTGACTCAGGgcagcaaacagccaatcacgaGTGACCTTCAGCTCTTCAtagccacaccctagcaacccaaatccaaagagggatatcttcaCGTCTGAAAGACATAGACgtatgggggttggtttatatcattcatactggcaagcagcctttggagtatcatcattggcagctgccaagccactccctagcaactgtttagcaagacctatatctctgcattaGAACATCTTACAGACATGGGGGTTGGCTCTTTGACTCATGCTAACAAACTGGACTTTCAACATGTTACACATgttagcagtgaatagctacatgctaatagcaATTAACTTAGGGTTaaaacatgacacaaacaagtcagaatgtgttagcatcatgttagCAGCATGCTAGTAGCATGTTAATCATGtcagcatcatgctagcaacatgttaatcatgttagcatcttgctaaaaacatgctagcaacacggtaatcatgttagcatcatgctagcagcatgctaatcgtgttagcatcttgttaaaaacatgccaGCAGCACggtaatcatgttagcatcatgctaatcaagagtgcaagcaccattcacattttcttcaggaaatgtacattctagttgcATTTCTTATTCTGATAGTTGTGTTTATATGTACCCTAAACATTGTAATCCGATTCATGTATTTGCATACATGTGTATTAAAtctattccaaaaaaaaaacaaaaaaacttgcaTGTGCAATGCATCAGTCGGCGCATTCAGAAACAGAGAAAGACATTGCACCGGAGCTCCAGTGAGCATAACTGGTGTTTCTTTTTGTTAAGCAAATGTGTAGCAAATATTCTGTCTCCACCACTGACCAGTTCATAAAACATAAGACATAagtaaacatacacacatttgtaaGACGTATATAAACGTCTGCATCATGGCAGTGCATGtgtgctttatattttttaatctgACTGAGAAAGTAATCGGATTAAGGGGTTTACATGGCTAGAATTATTCTGCTTATTTAAGATCTACACAACCCCCTTCAATCGGATCGAAATTTAATTCGGATCAAGTTCGATAGGTATTTTCAGTCCGGCTGAGCCATCAATTCGATTATAAATGGATTATTAGgttgcatgtaaacataccttCGAATGAATTGTGAAGTTGGGAACGGCTCTGAATGATTCTATGAATCTATTTCAATCCACAAACTCGGATAGCACGGCGTTCATTGTAGTGTGCTGGAAACACTGGCATGCACCTCGAgatttaaaggtagggtaggcaaagtttttcataaacactttttgttctATTGGATGACACTCTCTttacatcctgatagcaatcagtaatatactgtaagtggtctaaatattaaaaaatgtacatatatcttctgtggaagtctcaggaccaaaaaatgtccgaATGTAATGATTGGAAAAATCCAATGATTGGAAGAATCACACATCATCAGACATCACACATCATCAGCGTGTTTCATCAGGCTATGAAGAGTTGTAGGCACACAGTCACAGAGCTCTGCAAAAaaagcagccaccttttacagttcctcctgaaccaaaacaatgagtTATGCTGCGTAATTGAGAGATGACAACCCGTGATGTTCTACTCAGAGCTGTTCTTGTTCTcggaattatgcatttctatggcaacactatcaacgctgaaatgaatctgcagcagtcaggtggtacaagtcagagctctaagttgtttacgtacattattatattatatgcttTGAGACATTGGGTAATTTAAAGAAAGAATGTGTCTCTCATGACTCCTTTGTAGATTCTGCTCtggctctgaagggagggtgggatcttatgctatTCAGTCTCaccgaaattgcctaccctacctttaatcgGTCAACCTCACGGAATGATAACAAGACGACTGGTGCCATTGGTGACTAAATTTTAAATCATTAGTGTTGTGTAGAATCTGTGACCCTTTTGAACGATGCCTGGATCCCTTCAGAGGAGGTTTAAGCAAAGCATCACTTATTACCAAAGTAAAGTAAAGTGATGTAATATAACTCTTTTGCCCATTATTGTAGTGTCTGGATTGTTGCGGTGAGGTTTAAAGACCGTAGAGAAAAAGGCAGCTGTGGCTCTGTGATAATGGCCTTGAGACTTGAGGGCTGAGCCTTCTAACCTTCTGAGGCTGGTGGTCTTAATCTAAGAAGACTGATACGGCCAACCACCCACCTTTttccacacacatacaaataaaattgctCACCCAGCTGCAAGTTAACCGAGTTTAGCAGGGCTCTTCTACCACTTATAACACCTGACTGACTCACCGTGTTGCACAGGAAATTACTTTGGAAAAACCAGACTGGGGGGATTATTGAATTATGCCAGAACTGTTCCGTGAGAAGAGAGGTGGAATTATTTGCTGCCATGGCATCTACCGTCAGCTCCCGTGAAATCGGCCAGCTGTTCGGAGCTATTTTTACAGAGACCACAGCTGCAGAAGGCTAGCCGGGACACTGGCTGGCGAGTCCGTTTGTTATTATATGCACTACTGCTCCACCTGATCCCAAGGGCCAGTTTTTGAAGCAGTAGCAAAGTCAAAGCTACCTGTGGGAGGTGAGCTCAGGACCCAATGCACTAATGAAGAACTGTACCATCATTAACCTAAATTCCCCTAATGGCCTGTAATTATAGAGAGTGCATTGTCAGCGAGGGACACTTTAGCTTTGCACGGAGGGAGCACTTACCATCAACCTTATTGCTCCAAAAAGAAGTAAAAGCACCAAACATAATAGTTTTTATCATCACACAACTGAAAAGCAGGACACTGTATAAATGGAGGGCAGGCTAAAAATGATCATTAATTTCAGGTAACCAGAATCTAATTCGACCACTCATTATGTTGTATTAGCACCCTCTAATAGTGTTTTTGTACAGCGTGCACCCTCTATTGTCTCGTAGCGGAGAAAAGGGAAATTTGCAACATTAGAGAAGCACAGGTGATGGAACACCGTTTAAAAACACCTGGAGCATATCAGCAGAAAAGAGCAGAGAGTGCTTGGATGAATTCAGGGAAGGTTTGGGGCACACAGCTTGCGGTCTGGAGTGCTGAAAGGACATGTTTATTTAGCTGGCTGAGTATCGCTCCTGGtgtgaagatgaacaaatgtgCTCCAGCAGTCCTGATGGTGTTTTTAAGCCATGCTGCCCGTTTTCAGTACTCCTCCTCCATATTTCCTTTTCGCGAACAACTCATCGCTTACGTCGAGTCAGCATGTGACATGCATGACCAGTcagtgtgaaatgtttttatagAGAAAATGTAGTGAATTCTGTTTTACATCCATCTTTGTGTTACATTTCCAGGAATATGATTACAGGAGCTGCCAGTCATTCTTTGAACTACATAATGCGGCATTATTCATCTGGAACGCCTGAACACAATATGTCAGTCAATGTGTGTTTTGTCAATGCCATTGTATTATTTAAGTGACAAATTCACAAAATGATCTCACTGAATGAgcttaaaaacacaaaagcCCACCAGTCACTAACAACGCTGACTCATGGACTCATCTTTAAACGGAACATGTGACTTTCACGTCTCCTGTGCAGTAATGGCTTTCTTTGTTTCTCATGATGCTTTTTCAGGGGCTGGGAGAAGCTTCAGCAAGAGGCACAAGTATGGAGGGGGACTGTCTAAGTTGCATCAAGTACCTCATGTTCATCTTCAACTTCTTCATTTTTGTAAGTGCTCTCTTTCTTTTACTATCTCTTGAATGGTACAGGAACACTCCGTTATTGGCTGTTGTTTTAAGTACTGTAGGCTGAGAAGATCTAGACTTGACTGTGACATCATGCTAGTTGTATTTTCTGACTGATGATTTGCTTTGGTTGGAAGCGTGTGAAGTATCTGTTTTAGAAAACAATGTCTGATGATATGCAGGTGTGGATTCTTGCTTTCCAAGCAAAATACGTAATTCAAAAGAGTCTGAATGATCCAAGTTGTCGCTTTGAACAAATATTAATGTTGCGGTATGAAAAAGTGCATTGATCTTGCGCCAACTTGTCTTCTTTTTGCTCATGAACCACATTGCACTTCCTGTGTTTTGTTAACAGCCTCATGAACTTCCTACTGCCACACTAGTGCTGTTCCATAGAAAAGTTGAGCATCAGTCATTATTTGATAAGCTCAATATAGCTATATCATAAAACcatattttgtgtttatattgtGCAGGGATTTTTACTAAAGCCCTTTTCTCCTCCTTTAGCTTGGAGGTTCATTCCTTCTAGGGGTGGGAATCTGGGTGCTGGTGGATCCGACAGGTTTCCGGGAGATTGTGGCAGCAAACCCTCTTCTGTTTACTGGAGTCTATGCAATTTTGATCATGGGCGGGATGCTGTTCCTACTGGGATTTCTTGGCTGCTGCGGAGCCATACGAGAAAATAAATGTCTCCTACTGTTTGTATgggcttttctttctttctagatACTTTATTGGCATGTGTCAATATGAAGTGTATATAGGtcgatattggatatttattatttaatggtCATTCccacatttgtacattttagattacctttgctgTCATCTGATGCTCACTAACATTTAAtctaaaaaataacaaataaattaataacacAATAATTTAGTAACactaaatgtaatctttagcaaatatccatatttttttttatgctgtacattatattattgttgtgatgcctaaattcacttgtagcattttaaatgtttattcttttctttttttcttcagcgtTTTTTGATTTAGACaaaaatacttacatttttaatatttgtgatAACATGAAAATTAGCTTATCAGTATCAGCCATAATTATGTTAATGTTCTAAATAGGGATCTATTTAGCATTAAATAGCATTGtgtgtaacacacacacacacacacacacacacacatatatatatatatatatatatacacacagtcaaaccaaaaattattcagttatttttgatatttttgctatatttttactagtgggtgcaggacactatagttcatttatgtaagtgaggatagcaaaataaactgtgacatattatatccaaaaattcttcatatagtggactaccagtaaaattgataaaaatttgaaaccaaaaattattcagacactttgacctgaccatgtttggcttaagtgttatctgacataataaagattattttttttctgacacagtttaactctgagatcttgtcatattttattaccattttttttaaactatagtgaataaactgtattaatgaatgaaatgttcaaggtgtctgaataaattttggtttgactgtatatacagtatatgtatatgtgtgtgtgtgtgtgtgtgtgtgttttagtatggggaacaattctcacttttaactagtttcttattagcttgcatattggctgtttattagtacttataaagcacataataaTGCTTTATTCTGCAGGACCATATTCTACAccccttaatcctaccccatacctaacCTTAAATGCCActacaactaccttactattaataagcagtaaattaggagcttattgaggcaaaagtcatagttaatagtgaatatgtgtttcccatactaaagtgttaccatatatatatatatttatttatttagacaaaataatatgcatttttaatataatagtaATTGCTCATCAATATCAGccataattatattaatattgtgcTTTTCTGTTTAGCATCAAAACAcaaatctttatttatatagcactttacacaatatatatattgttttaaaacagcattacagtgataacaataaaaaaaaaatcacttaataatacatatttgtTGCATATTTATGCATCTGAACTACTGATTCAAATATCTCAGAATCCTGTTTTTCTCCCACAGTTCTTCATGCTCATACTCATCATATTCCTGGCAGAGCTGGCAGTGGCCATTCTGGCGTTCATATTCCGGGAGCATGTGAGTATTATTATAGCTGGATATCATCAAGCCACCTGTAATATACCTCCCCTCTCACTATTCTTGTCTATCTGTGGATCAACAGCTCACCAGAGATTACTTCACTAAGGAGCTGAAAACACATTACCAAGGCACCAATAGCACTGATGTCTTCACCTCCACATGGAACGCCATTATGACCACAGTACATAAAATTGAATAGCTCTACCCAAATCTACTAGTACACAATAATGGCATTCAGGACGTTTAACTGACTATTGGTGTCTCCATAGTTTGATTGCTGTGGGGTGAACAGTGCTGAAGACTTTGATGATCAGAGCCTCTTCAGACGGCTGAACCCCAGCAGACTAGTGCCAGAGGTCTGTTGCCAGAGGAACGATCTGATGATGAGCAAAGACGAGTGTCTCAAGGGAATTATGCCAATCCGTAACAAGGTCAGCAATGAGTTTACAAATTAGTAAACACATGCATCAAGAAATTTACAATTGAGTAGAAGGAGGATGAAAaccaaacatgtttttattggAGGAAAAAGGGGtgtggttatatatatatatatatatctgtgtgtgtgtgtgtgtgtgtatatatatatatatatatatatatatatatatatatatatatatatatatatacaggtgctggtcatataattagaatatcatcaaaaagttgatttatttcactaattccattcaaaaagtgaaacttgtatattatattcattcattacacacagactgatatatttcaaatgtttatttctattaattttgatgattataactgacaactaaggaaaatcccaaattcagtatctcagaaaattagaatattgtgaaaaggttcaatattgaagacacctggtgccacactctaatcagctaattaactcaaaacacctgcaaaggcccttaaatggtctctcagtctagttctgtaggctacacaatcatggggaagactgctgacttgacagttgtccaaaagacgaccactgacaccttgcacaaggagggcaagacacaaaaggtcattgcaaaagaggctggctatTCACAGAgatctgtgtccaagcacattaatagagaggcgaagggagggaaaagatgtggtagaaaaaagtgtacaagcaatagggataaccgcaccctggagaggattgtgaaacaaaacccattcaaaaatgtgggggagattcacaaagagtggactgcagcttcagtcagtcagtgcttcaagaaccactacgcacagacgtatgcaagacatgggtttcagctgtcgcattgggctaaagacaaaaaggactggactgctgctgagtggtccaaagttatgttctctgatgaaagtaaattttgcatttcctttggaaatcaggatcccagagtctggaggaagagaggagaggcacacaatccacgttgcttgaggtccagtgtaaagtttccacagtcagtgatggtttagggtgccatgtcatctgctggtgttggtccactgtgttttctgaggttcaaggtcaacgcagccgtataccaggaagttttagagcacttcatgcttcctgctgctgaccaactttatggagatgcagatttcattttccaacaggacttggcacctgcacacagtgccaaagctaccagtacctggtttaaggaccatggtatccctgttcttaattggccagcaaactcgcctgaccttaacccacagaaaatctatggggtattgtgaagaggaagatgcgatatgccagacccaacaatgcagaagagctgaaggccactatcagagcaacctgggctcttataacacctgagcagtgccacagaccgatcgactccatgccacgccgcattgctgcagtaattcaggcaaaaggagccccaactaagtattgagtgctgtacatgctcatacttttcagttggccaagatttctaaaaatcctttctttgtattggtcttaagtaatattctaattttctgagatactgaatttgggattttccttagttgtcagttataatcatcaaaatgaaaagaaataaacatttgaaatatatcagtctgtgtgtaatgaatgaatataatatacaagtttcactttttgaatggaattagtgaaataaatcaactttttgatgatattctaattatatgaccagcacctgtatatatatatatgagacaTATAAAGTCATAAGATAGGCTACTCTTCAACCAATATAGATATATTGATTTTCTAACCAATTTAGAATGACAACGCTATGAATGATGAACAAATGAGAAGTTCAATATCAATTGAAGCAACAACCTTTTGTTCA
It encodes the following:
- the tspan18a gene encoding tetraspanin-18a isoform X3, with protein sequence MITGAASHSLNYIMRHYSSGTPEHNMSVNGLGEASARGTSMEGDCLSCIKYLMFIFNFFIFLGGSFLLGVGIWVLVDPTGFREIVAANPLLFTGVYAILIMGGMLFLLGFLGCCGAIRENKCLLLFFFMLILIIFLAELAVAILAFIFREHLTRDYFTKELKTHYQGTNSTDVFTSTWNAIMTTFDCCGVNSAEDFDDQSLFRRLNPSRLVPEVCCQRNDLMMSKDECLKGIMPIRNKGCYSAVVDYFETYIYMAGALAIVVLTIELFAMVFAMCLFRGIQ
- the tspan18a gene encoding tetraspanin-18a isoform X1, whose translation is MGLGEASARGTSMEGDCLSCIKYLMFIFNFFIFLGGSFLLGVGIWVLVDPTGFREIVAANPLLFTGVYAILIMGGMLFLLGFLGCCGAIRENKCLLLFFFMLILIIFLAELAVAILAFIFREHLTRDYFTKELKTHYQGTNSTDVFTSTWNAIMTTFDCCGVNSAEDFDDQSLFRRLNPSRLVPEVCCQRNDLMMSKDECLKGIMPIRNKGCYSAVVDYFETYIYMAGALAIVVLTIELFAMVFAMCLFRGIQ
- the tspan18a gene encoding tetraspanin-18a isoform X2; the encoded protein is MEGDCLSCIKYLMFIFNFFIFLGGSFLLGVGIWVLVDPTGFREIVAANPLLFTGVYAILIMGGMLFLLGFLGCCGAIRENKCLLLFFFMLILIIFLAELAVAILAFIFREHLTRDYFTKELKTHYQGTNSTDVFTSTWNAIMTTFDCCGVNSAEDFDDQSLFRRLNPSRLVPEVCCQRNDLMMSKDECLKGIMPIRNKGCYSAVVDYFETYIYMAGALAIVVLTIELFAMVFAMCLFRGIQ